The Brassica oleracea var. oleracea cultivar TO1000 chromosome C7, BOL, whole genome shotgun sequence sequence AGGTCGGGAGGACGATTTAATCAGTCTTGAGCGAGAAATTAGTTCAGTCTCGAGCGAAACGTTTCCCTTCATCAGTCTCGAGTAAGATGTCGGCCTTATCAGTTTCATTGTCTCGAGCGAGACGTTGGCTTCATCAGTCTCCCGGTTTCTTCAATTATCTCCCTGGACAAGACGTTGGTTTCATTGGTCTCGAGCGAGACCGAACGACATGAAACTGCTATATTCCTTCTTTGAGTTTTGTTGATAAACGTTAACCTTCTACGGCAATGTGTTCGTACTAAAGGATTGATATAAATTTTTCTCCTTCTCGTCCAACCAATCACATGGTGGAATAGGCTATTTTTTATTTTATAATCCAATGAGAGACACGTGTTACCTTCGGTGTTGTTTCTCTCGTTGAACCAAAGAAGTCTTTAGGGGTTCGTGCTTCTTCTTTGGGAAGTAGAGAAGTCTTCATAGTGAAAAATGTCTACGGTTTTGGCTCCTTGAGGTCCATGAATTCTCGTTTGTGACCTTTTCATCAAACGGTGGCGAGGATATTCCTTGTTTCCATTTCGGTGTTTTTCTCCAAGAGAGATATGGTGTAATCGTCATAAAAAGAGGAAGTCAAAACCAATTCACAGGGCATATAGGACTATCTTTTTTTGGTCGAAGAAGATCCTCATTATCATGAGATCATAATAATTTATTTCTGTTTGTTTACGATTTTCTCTATCCTTCAATGGGAAGTCTCGTTGAGCTGATTTTCTGGAGGAAAGATTCTGATCTGGTCAAATACGTGACCGTGTCGTGAAGAAAATAACGAGCACATTGGTGGTCTTTAAGAGCTTGTACTCTTCTTCTTCGGAAAGTGGAGAACTCTGATCTCTAGACGTCTCTTCGATACAAATATCGAGCTCTTGAGGGTCTGTCGTACTTAGTTTTTTGTACACATTCCGAAACGTGCTCGAGGTATTGCGTTTCGGCCTCTTTAGATTCTTCCTTGCCTTTGATCATCTATTGATTGAGGATTCCTACTCGATTCGTAGTAAGGTCTTTTTCTTCGCCTTGTTCTAAGACCATCTTCTGTTGACAATCGCTTTGATGCATCGGTTCAGTTAGTAACCTTTCTCGTGTTGGGCGATCATTTGACTGGACCCGAACTCGGGAGGTCTGGCTATCAAAACTCGTCGTCGGTCTCCTGCGGTTTAAGGGCATTTATCGGTGAAATTCGGCGAGATGAATTATTTTTATCAGTAACAGAGATTCAATTTGGCTGAAGTCGGAATTGAATCTCATGTTCTGTTTCTAGTTATGATCGAGTAAGATCGGTGTCGTCATGATGGGATGGTTCGTTTGTCGCGATATTGGACACCATATGAGATGGATCCACTTTCGTGCTTACAAGCCTTAGATCGGGTTCCTAGCAAGGATGTTTTTCGTTTCTCTTCCCCACTGTCGGCGCAAAATTGTGGATCCTAAAATCTATACTAAGAATTTGATAGTGATCGGGAGTTCAATCTAGGAAAGAAATAACGTGGGCAACGATATCCTCAGAACACAACGATATAATCAGGTCTGAGTCGTCGAAATGGACTATATTCGTAGGTCGAATATCATAGAGATATCGGGAGAAGGAAGGATCGTGACTGAACTCGAGATCGAGCTGCCTACGTACCCTTCAAGGGTTCAAGTCTAAACTTAGTTTGGTTATCATCATCTCGAAAGAGATGTCGTTTTCACTGGTCTGGAGCGTGACATCGGCTTCTTCGGTTCTCGAGATAGACGTCGGTTTATCTCTTACCATCTTGGATGAGAGGTCGTTTGAGTTTGGTCGGGAAGTCTTTAGAAAATCAGGGTTCAATATCAGTGAACAAGGACTCGTGTCTTGTTTACTGTGGTGGAGAGAATTCGACGTTGTGAGCATTACGTAGATGTCATCGGGATGACAGTGAAGAATGATATGGTCTCAGGTGGATGACGATATATCCCTCAATAAACCATAATCTTCTTTAATTAAATAGGAAGATCGTGAACAATTGTTTTCATGGTCGTGAGCCCTCGTGAGTTCCAAAAGTGGGATCCTTGTGAAGATAACTTTCATGTCCTTTTATAGGATTTTCTCTACATATTCTTTCGTTGTTACACATGCTCTTCATCTTCAGTTTTGATCTATTCTCGCGTTGAATGAGACCGAGATTTTATGAAGTCTACAACTAACATATTTGATTTAATCTAGAATAATAATCAACGCCAAATGTTAATGGAAGAGATTGGTACTAAATCTCGGTCCAACAGTGAGGTTTAGCTCTTAGCTCTTTCATAAACGGACAAAGGAAAAAGGTTTAACGTGTAGTCGAAAGTGTACTATTTTACTACTAGACTTATATATAATATAACAAAATAAGAAGTGTAATGATTCCCTGATTAAAGAAAATTTGTGGCTCATACTTTATCGAATTTTATAAAATCCTGTAAAACATATAAGTGGCTCCTCGCATGACGCCAGGAGCAAGAATATTCACGGATTTACCTAAAAATTTTAAGATCGTAAACGACAAGACCCTAGTGACGTTATTTATTAAATGTAATAAACCCTAAAAGTATATTAAAACTACTCTTAAAACTAATTATGAAACTAAACAATATCGTAACGATTCCACATCACAATAGTATTTTTTACAAATGTATGCTCATTTTCCTGTAAATTAATTAGATATTTCGTGGCATCTTCCTCGTTAGTGTATTATAAATAGAGGCAATTGAGCAATTAAACCAAACCAGAGCAAACTTGCAAAGTCTCAAGAGAGTTAAAAAAAAAAAAAAAAGAGACACACAAGCAACTGGTCTTGAGACACAAGAAACCAAAAAAAAAAAACATGCTTGATACCGCAGCTATATGGGGGATAACCGGCACGACGGTGACGAGCTTCATGTTCATTTGGGCGATATACTCACAATACGTCCCTCGCCATCTCCGAAGCTACATAGAGAAATACGCATACAAGATGATCGGATGGGTCACCCTCTACGTCCACATCAAGTTCAACGAGTACACGGACGAAGGTCTCAAAAGAAGCGAGAACTACGACGCGATACGCAACTATCTCTCAACCAACTCCGCGGCTCGTGCCCTGAGGTTAAAGGCAGACGAATCCAAAAACAGCAAGGCCTTGGTGCTCAGCATGGACGACCACGAGGAGGTTGAAGATGCGTTTGATGGCGTGAAGGTAAAGTGGTATTCGAGTCTGAAGGAGATTCAGACACAGTCTAGTGGTTATGGTCGAAGCAGCTCGGGGGAGAGGAGGTTCTTTACTCTTACTTTCCATAGACGACACAGAGGGATGATCATTGAGAGTTATATAACTCATGTTTTAAGAGAAGGGAGAGAGATAGGGCTGAGGAACAGAGAGAGGAAGCTTTTCACTAATAATTCGAGCTCAGAATGGTATGCTTGGAGGTCAGGTAAGTGGAGCAATGTACCTTTTCACCATCCCGCGACGTTCGAGACTTTAGCTATGGATCCAGAGAAGAAAGAGAGGATCAAGAAGGATCTGGTAAAGTTTAGTAAAGGGAAAGATTATTACAAGAAGGTTGGGAAGCCGTGGAAACGAGGCTATCTCTTGTTTGGTCCGCCCGGGACGGGGAAGTCAACAATGATATCTGCAATAGCGAACTTCTTGGAGTATGATGTGTATGATCTTGAGCTAACCACCGTGAAGGATAACTCCGAGTTAAAGAAGCTGTTGCTTGATACTAAAGGCAAGTCTATTATTGTGATTGAAGATATTGATTGCTCTCTCGACCTCACGGGGCAGAGAAAGAGTAAAAAAGAGGAGGATGAAGAAGAAGAAGACGAGGAGGAGAAGAAGAAAGAGGAAGAGAAGAAGAAGATGGAAGGTGAGAAACAGAGTAAAGTGACTCTCTCAGGGCTACTAAACTCCATCGATGGGTTATGGTCAGCTTGTAGTGATGAGAAGATTATTATATTCACAACCAACTTTGTGGATAAGCTTGATCCCGCGTTGATAAGGAGAGGAAGGATGGATAACCACATTGAGATGTCTTATTGTCGGTTTGAAGCGTTTAAGGTTTTGGCTAAGAACTATTTGGAGATTGAGACGCATGAGTTGTATGGAGAGATTGAGAGGTTGCTTGAGGAGACCGACGTGTCGCCTGCTGATGTTGCGGAGACTTTGATGCCGAAGTCTGATGAGGAAGATGCGGATGTTTGCATCAAGCGTTTGGTTAAGACTGTGGAGGAGGAGAAGGAGAAGGCAAAGAAGCTGGCTGAGGAAGAAGAGAAGAGTAAAGCAGAGAGGCAAGAGAGAAGGAGAAAGAAGAAAGAGGAAGCAGAGGAGAAGAAGAAGAAGAAGAAGATAGAGGAAGAAGACAAGAAGAAGAAGTCAGAGGAAGAAGATAAGAAAGTTAAGGGTTCTGAAGAAAATAGTGACCTTCATGAGAGCAATGGTACCAACTAAGAAGATACAAGGAAAATAGCCCAATAATGTATTTTGTCTATTTGTGGTGTACCAATACCATGTAAGAATATGATGTTATATTTCAATTAATGAAATATTTTTTTTAAATCAAATATTATTAATCTTATTATATAAGTTTGGTTCCTCAAAGTTGCTAATTAACACGATCGCGACACATGTCAATTATATATTTAAGATTGTGATATGGATTAAACTATCTCATAATTAAAAAACAATATATATATATATATATTAATTATATATATATTTGATAATAACAAAAACGAATTTTGTTATAAATTATTAGAAATATTATTTAAGAGTAATTTCCATTTTTTAAATCTTAAACAAAATATATTTACAAAAAAAATTATTTGATAGTAATTTTCCTTTTAATATTGTTACATGTATTAAAATATCTCATGATTACAAATATATATACTAAGATACAAAACGAATTTTGAAGAAAAAATAAGTTTTAAAAATTATTAAAAAGTAAGAAAAAAGTAAAGAGTGTTTATTTGTAGTTTTCTTTTTTACAATTTTAAAAGGAATACCAGTATTTCTTTTCTAAAATTCTAAAAAATAGATTATTGTAATTTTCCTTTTAAAAATTTGACATGTGTTAAAATATCTCATTAGATATGTAATACGATATTAAAAATGAATTTCTGTTTTTTAAACGACAAAATAATTGCAAAATAATTTATTTAATAATAATTTTCTTTTTTTTAAATCGTATAGGAAAGATAAATATAAAAATATCTGATAGTAATTGTCTTTTTCAAAAATCTTAAACATAAGAAAATTGTAAACGAGGGTTTAGTAGTTTTCTTCTTCTTTTTTTAAATCCTAAACAAGAAAAGAGATTTGTAGGATAATTATTAAAAAGTAAGAAAAAAATA is a genomic window containing:
- the LOC106301289 gene encoding probable mitochondrial chaperone BCS1-B, with translation MLDTAAIWGITGTTVTSFMFIWAIYSQYVPRHLRSYIEKYAYKMIGWVTLYVHIKFNEYTDEGLKRSENYDAIRNYLSTNSAARALRLKADESKNSKALVLSMDDHEEVEDAFDGVKVKWYSSLKEIQTQSSGYGRSSSGERRFFTLTFHRRHRGMIIESYITHVLREGREIGLRNRERKLFTNNSSSEWYAWRSGKWSNVPFHHPATFETLAMDPEKKERIKKDLVKFSKGKDYYKKVGKPWKRGYLLFGPPGTGKSTMISAIANFLEYDVYDLELTTVKDNSELKKLLLDTKGKSIIVIEDIDCSLDLTGQRKSKKEEDEEEEDEEEKKKEEEKKKMEGEKQSKVTLSGLLNSIDGLWSACSDEKIIIFTTNFVDKLDPALIRRGRMDNHIEMSYCRFEAFKVLAKNYLEIETHELYGEIERLLEETDVSPADVAETLMPKSDEEDADVCIKRLVKTVEEEKEKAKKLAEEEEKSKAERQERRRKKKEEAEEKKKKKKIEEEDKKKKSEEEDKKVKGSEENSDLHESNGTN